One segment of Nothobranchius furzeri strain GRZ-AD chromosome 13, NfurGRZ-RIMD1, whole genome shotgun sequence DNA contains the following:
- the septin4b gene encoding septin 4b isoform X1, with protein sequence MKPKDTVSSGTEVYKSQNCCSLFFSACWSLCEEQTGKKKQLCIQITGKQITKCSIAPFAMEDSDHEPPTSSDEQDSCPSSPNHSITHNATQHSSHSDDSEVENIMHDPPHHGGHSHQHPLEAHGADGEAEGLDCPHTPSYLRPPVAGRAQSDSGSDISLPLGRSVEFELPSPVSPSRPRSPWALFDPYNNNEDQDKEYVGFATLPNQVHRKSVKKGFDFTLMVAGESGLGKSTLVNSLFLTDLYKDRKLLNAEGEDTTTTTVHVSLVVVDVLNQSLFHFLPERITQTVEITKHTVDIEEKGVKLKLTIVDTPGFGDAVNNTECWKSVADYIDQQFEQYFRDESGLNRKNIQDNRVHCCLYFISPFGHGLRPLDVEFMRALHEKVNIVPILAKADTLTPIEVKKKKFKIREEIEQYGIKIYQFPDCDSDEDEEFKQQDLELKESIPFAVIGSNTVVEAKGKRVRGRLYPWGIVEVENSTHCDFIKLRNMLVRTHMQDLKDVTRETHYENYRAQCIQSMTRMVVKERNRNKLTRESGTDFPIPMVPGVAESETEKLIREKDEELRRMQEMLQRYQDHLVSQKDGH encoded by the exons ATGAAGCCGAAGGACACCGTGTCCTCTGGGACGGAGGTGTATAAAAGCCAGAACTGCTGCTCTCTCTTCTTCTCTGCCTGCTGGAGTCTGTGTGAGGAGCAAACAGGGAAGAAGAAGCAGCTCTGCATTCAGATAACAGGGAAACAG ATTACGAAGTGCAGCATAGCCCCATTTGCAATGGAGGACAGTGACCATGAGCCTCCCACTTCGTCAGACGAGCAGGACTCCTGTCCATCGTCCCCTAATCACAGCATCACCCATAACGCGACTCAG CATTCCAGCCATTCAGACGACTCAGAGGTGGAAAACATAATGCATGATCCTCCACATCATGGAGGCCACAGCCATCAGCACCCGCTCGAAGCTCACGGTGCAGACGGCGAGGCTGAGGGCCTGGACTGCCCCCACACCCCGTCTTATCTGCGGCCCCCGGTGGCCGGGCGGGCTCAGTCAGACTCGGGTTCAGACATCAGCCTGCCTCTGGGCAGAAGTGTGGAGTTTGAGCTGCCGTCTCCTGTCAGTCCGTCCAGACCCCGGAGCCCCTGGGCTCTTTTTGACCCGTACAACAACAACGAG GACCAGGACAAGGAATATGTGGGCTTTGCAACACTACCCAACCAGGTGCATCGTAAATCTGTCAAGAAAGGATTTGACTTCACGCTCATGGTGGCTG GTGAGTCTGGCCTGGGAAAGTCCACGCTGGTCAACAGTCTGTTTCTCACAGATCTGTACAAAGATAGGAAACTGCTCAACGCTGAAGGTgaggacaccaccaccaccaccgtacACGTTAGTCTCGTAGTGGTTGATGTTTTAAACCAGAGCCTTTTCCATTTCCTCCCAGAGAGAATCACACAGACGGTGGAGATCACCAAACACACGGTGGACATAGAGGAGAAAGGTGTGAAGCTGAAGCTCACCATCGTGGACACACCTGGGTTTGGTGACGCTGTAAACAACACTGAATG CTGGAAGTCTGTGGCCGACTACATCGACCAGCAGTTTGAGCAGTACTTCAGGGACGAGAGTGGACTCAACCGCAAGAACATCCAGGACAACCGCGTACACTGCTGCCTCTATTTCATTTCCCCCTTCGGCCATGG CCTCCGACCTTTGGATGTTGAGTTTATGAGGGCTCTGCACGAGAAGGTCAACATCGTCCCCATCTTGGCCAAAGCAGACACCCTCACCCccattgaagtaaaaaaaaagaagtttaaG ATCAGAGAGGAGATCGAGCAGTACGGAATCAAGATTTATCAGTTCCCAGACTGTGACTCTGATGAGGATGAAGAATTTAAGCAGCAGGACCTGGAGCTGAAG GAAAGCATCCCTTTCGCTGTGATCGGCAGCAACACGGTGGTGGAGGCCAAAGGGAAGAGGGTGCGAGGCCGGCTCTACCCCTGGGGCATCGTTGAAG TGGAGAACTCGACACACTGCGACTTCATCAAGCTGAGGAACATGCTGGTCCGAACTCACATGCAGGATCTGAAGGACGTGACCCGGGAGACGCACTATGAGAACTACAGAGCTCAGTGCATCCAGAGCATGACCCGCATGGTGGTGAAGGAACGCAACCGCAA TAAACTAACCAGAGAGAGCGGCACAGACTTCCCAATCCCCATGGTCCCCGGAGTGGCAGAGAGCGAGACGGAGAAGCTTATCCGAGAGAAAGATGAGGAG CTGCGGAGGATGCAGGAGATGCTTCAGAGGTACCAGGACCATCTGGTCTCTCAGAAGGACGGCCATTAA
- the septin4b gene encoding septin 4b isoform X2, giving the protein MKPKDTVSSGTEVYKSQNCCSLFFSACWSLCEEQTGKKKQLCIQITGKQITKCSIAPFAMEDSDHEPPTSSDEQDSCPSSPNHSITHNATQHSSHSDDSEVENIMHDPPHHGGHSHQHPLEAHGADGEAEGLDCPHTPSYLRPPVAGRAQSDSGSDISLPLGRSVEFELPSPVSPSRPRSPWALFDPYNNNEDQDKEYVGFATLPNQVHRKSVKKGFDFTLMVAGESGLGKSTLVNSLFLTDLYKDRKLLNAEERITQTVEITKHTVDIEEKGVKLKLTIVDTPGFGDAVNNTECWKSVADYIDQQFEQYFRDESGLNRKNIQDNRVHCCLYFISPFGHGLRPLDVEFMRALHEKVNIVPILAKADTLTPIEVKKKKFKIREEIEQYGIKIYQFPDCDSDEDEEFKQQDLELKVSYESIPFAVIGSNTVVEAKGKRVRGRLYPWGIVEVENSTHCDFIKLRNMLVRTHMQDLKDVTRETHYENYRAQCIQSMTRMVVKERNRNKLTRESGTDFPIPMVPGVAESETEKLIREKDEELRRMQEMLQRYQDHLVSQKDGH; this is encoded by the exons ATGAAGCCGAAGGACACCGTGTCCTCTGGGACGGAGGTGTATAAAAGCCAGAACTGCTGCTCTCTCTTCTTCTCTGCCTGCTGGAGTCTGTGTGAGGAGCAAACAGGGAAGAAGAAGCAGCTCTGCATTCAGATAACAGGGAAACAG ATTACGAAGTGCAGCATAGCCCCATTTGCAATGGAGGACAGTGACCATGAGCCTCCCACTTCGTCAGACGAGCAGGACTCCTGTCCATCGTCCCCTAATCACAGCATCACCCATAACGCGACTCAG CATTCCAGCCATTCAGACGACTCAGAGGTGGAAAACATAATGCATGATCCTCCACATCATGGAGGCCACAGCCATCAGCACCCGCTCGAAGCTCACGGTGCAGACGGCGAGGCTGAGGGCCTGGACTGCCCCCACACCCCGTCTTATCTGCGGCCCCCGGTGGCCGGGCGGGCTCAGTCAGACTCGGGTTCAGACATCAGCCTGCCTCTGGGCAGAAGTGTGGAGTTTGAGCTGCCGTCTCCTGTCAGTCCGTCCAGACCCCGGAGCCCCTGGGCTCTTTTTGACCCGTACAACAACAACGAG GACCAGGACAAGGAATATGTGGGCTTTGCAACACTACCCAACCAGGTGCATCGTAAATCTGTCAAGAAAGGATTTGACTTCACGCTCATGGTGGCTG GTGAGTCTGGCCTGGGAAAGTCCACGCTGGTCAACAGTCTGTTTCTCACAGATCTGTACAAAGATAGGAAACTGCTCAACGCTGAAG AGAGAATCACACAGACGGTGGAGATCACCAAACACACGGTGGACATAGAGGAGAAAGGTGTGAAGCTGAAGCTCACCATCGTGGACACACCTGGGTTTGGTGACGCTGTAAACAACACTGAATG CTGGAAGTCTGTGGCCGACTACATCGACCAGCAGTTTGAGCAGTACTTCAGGGACGAGAGTGGACTCAACCGCAAGAACATCCAGGACAACCGCGTACACTGCTGCCTCTATTTCATTTCCCCCTTCGGCCATGG CCTCCGACCTTTGGATGTTGAGTTTATGAGGGCTCTGCACGAGAAGGTCAACATCGTCCCCATCTTGGCCAAAGCAGACACCCTCACCCccattgaagtaaaaaaaaagaagtttaaG ATCAGAGAGGAGATCGAGCAGTACGGAATCAAGATTTATCAGTTCCCAGACTGTGACTCTGATGAGGATGAAGAATTTAAGCAGCAGGACCTGGAGCTGAAGGTGAGCTAT GAAAGCATCCCTTTCGCTGTGATCGGCAGCAACACGGTGGTGGAGGCCAAAGGGAAGAGGGTGCGAGGCCGGCTCTACCCCTGGGGCATCGTTGAAG TGGAGAACTCGACACACTGCGACTTCATCAAGCTGAGGAACATGCTGGTCCGAACTCACATGCAGGATCTGAAGGACGTGACCCGGGAGACGCACTATGAGAACTACAGAGCTCAGTGCATCCAGAGCATGACCCGCATGGTGGTGAAGGAACGCAACCGCAA TAAACTAACCAGAGAGAGCGGCACAGACTTCCCAATCCCCATGGTCCCCGGAGTGGCAGAGAGCGAGACGGAGAAGCTTATCCGAGAGAAAGATGAGGAG CTGCGGAGGATGCAGGAGATGCTTCAGAGGTACCAGGACCATCTGGTCTCTCAGAAGGACGGCCATTAA
- the septin4b gene encoding septin 4b isoform X3: protein MKPKDTVSSGTEVYKSQNCCSLFFSACWSLCEEQTGKKKQLCIQITGKQITKCSIAPFAMEDSDHEPPTSSDEQDSCPSSPNHSITHNATQHSSHSDDSEVENIMHDPPHHGGHSHQHPLEAHGADGEAEGLDCPHTPSYLRPPVAGRAQSDSGSDISLPLGRSVEFELPSPVSPSRPRSPWALFDPYNNNEDQDKEYVGFATLPNQVHRKSVKKGFDFTLMVAGESGLGKSTLVNSLFLTDLYKDRKLLNAEERITQTVEITKHTVDIEEKGVKLKLTIVDTPGFGDAVNNTECWKSVADYIDQQFEQYFRDESGLNRKNIQDNRVHCCLYFISPFGHGLRPLDVEFMRALHEKVNIVPILAKADTLTPIEVKKKKFKIREEIEQYGIKIYQFPDCDSDEDEEFKQQDLELKESIPFAVIGSNTVVEAKGKRVRGRLYPWGIVEVENSTHCDFIKLRNMLVRTHMQDLKDVTRETHYENYRAQCIQSMTRMVVKERNRNKLTRESGTDFPIPMVPGVAESETEKLIREKDEELRRMQEMLQRYQDHLVSQKDGH from the exons ATGAAGCCGAAGGACACCGTGTCCTCTGGGACGGAGGTGTATAAAAGCCAGAACTGCTGCTCTCTCTTCTTCTCTGCCTGCTGGAGTCTGTGTGAGGAGCAAACAGGGAAGAAGAAGCAGCTCTGCATTCAGATAACAGGGAAACAG ATTACGAAGTGCAGCATAGCCCCATTTGCAATGGAGGACAGTGACCATGAGCCTCCCACTTCGTCAGACGAGCAGGACTCCTGTCCATCGTCCCCTAATCACAGCATCACCCATAACGCGACTCAG CATTCCAGCCATTCAGACGACTCAGAGGTGGAAAACATAATGCATGATCCTCCACATCATGGAGGCCACAGCCATCAGCACCCGCTCGAAGCTCACGGTGCAGACGGCGAGGCTGAGGGCCTGGACTGCCCCCACACCCCGTCTTATCTGCGGCCCCCGGTGGCCGGGCGGGCTCAGTCAGACTCGGGTTCAGACATCAGCCTGCCTCTGGGCAGAAGTGTGGAGTTTGAGCTGCCGTCTCCTGTCAGTCCGTCCAGACCCCGGAGCCCCTGGGCTCTTTTTGACCCGTACAACAACAACGAG GACCAGGACAAGGAATATGTGGGCTTTGCAACACTACCCAACCAGGTGCATCGTAAATCTGTCAAGAAAGGATTTGACTTCACGCTCATGGTGGCTG GTGAGTCTGGCCTGGGAAAGTCCACGCTGGTCAACAGTCTGTTTCTCACAGATCTGTACAAAGATAGGAAACTGCTCAACGCTGAAG AGAGAATCACACAGACGGTGGAGATCACCAAACACACGGTGGACATAGAGGAGAAAGGTGTGAAGCTGAAGCTCACCATCGTGGACACACCTGGGTTTGGTGACGCTGTAAACAACACTGAATG CTGGAAGTCTGTGGCCGACTACATCGACCAGCAGTTTGAGCAGTACTTCAGGGACGAGAGTGGACTCAACCGCAAGAACATCCAGGACAACCGCGTACACTGCTGCCTCTATTTCATTTCCCCCTTCGGCCATGG CCTCCGACCTTTGGATGTTGAGTTTATGAGGGCTCTGCACGAGAAGGTCAACATCGTCCCCATCTTGGCCAAAGCAGACACCCTCACCCccattgaagtaaaaaaaaagaagtttaaG ATCAGAGAGGAGATCGAGCAGTACGGAATCAAGATTTATCAGTTCCCAGACTGTGACTCTGATGAGGATGAAGAATTTAAGCAGCAGGACCTGGAGCTGAAG GAAAGCATCCCTTTCGCTGTGATCGGCAGCAACACGGTGGTGGAGGCCAAAGGGAAGAGGGTGCGAGGCCGGCTCTACCCCTGGGGCATCGTTGAAG TGGAGAACTCGACACACTGCGACTTCATCAAGCTGAGGAACATGCTGGTCCGAACTCACATGCAGGATCTGAAGGACGTGACCCGGGAGACGCACTATGAGAACTACAGAGCTCAGTGCATCCAGAGCATGACCCGCATGGTGGTGAAGGAACGCAACCGCAA TAAACTAACCAGAGAGAGCGGCACAGACTTCCCAATCCCCATGGTCCCCGGAGTGGCAGAGAGCGAGACGGAGAAGCTTATCCGAGAGAAAGATGAGGAG CTGCGGAGGATGCAGGAGATGCTTCAGAGGTACCAGGACCATCTGGTCTCTCAGAAGGACGGCCATTAA
- the septin4b gene encoding septin 4b isoform X4: MENSSIYNNRLRSAMFNHDDEDQDKEYVGFATLPNQVHRKSVKKGFDFTLMVAGESGLGKSTLVNSLFLTDLYKDRKLLNAEGEDTTTTTVHVSLVVVDVLNQSLFHFLPERITQTVEITKHTVDIEEKGVKLKLTIVDTPGFGDAVNNTECWKSVADYIDQQFEQYFRDESGLNRKNIQDNRVHCCLYFISPFGHGLRPLDVEFMRALHEKVNIVPILAKADTLTPIEVKKKKFKIREEIEQYGIKIYQFPDCDSDEDEEFKQQDLELKESIPFAVIGSNTVVEAKGKRVRGRLYPWGIVEVENSTHCDFIKLRNMLVRTHMQDLKDVTRETHYENYRAQCIQSMTRMVVKERNRNKLTRESGTDFPIPMVPGVAESETEKLIREKDEELRRMQEMLQRYQDHLVSQKDGH; encoded by the exons GACCAGGACAAGGAATATGTGGGCTTTGCAACACTACCCAACCAGGTGCATCGTAAATCTGTCAAGAAAGGATTTGACTTCACGCTCATGGTGGCTG GTGAGTCTGGCCTGGGAAAGTCCACGCTGGTCAACAGTCTGTTTCTCACAGATCTGTACAAAGATAGGAAACTGCTCAACGCTGAAGGTgaggacaccaccaccaccaccgtacACGTTAGTCTCGTAGTGGTTGATGTTTTAAACCAGAGCCTTTTCCATTTCCTCCCAGAGAGAATCACACAGACGGTGGAGATCACCAAACACACGGTGGACATAGAGGAGAAAGGTGTGAAGCTGAAGCTCACCATCGTGGACACACCTGGGTTTGGTGACGCTGTAAACAACACTGAATG CTGGAAGTCTGTGGCCGACTACATCGACCAGCAGTTTGAGCAGTACTTCAGGGACGAGAGTGGACTCAACCGCAAGAACATCCAGGACAACCGCGTACACTGCTGCCTCTATTTCATTTCCCCCTTCGGCCATGG CCTCCGACCTTTGGATGTTGAGTTTATGAGGGCTCTGCACGAGAAGGTCAACATCGTCCCCATCTTGGCCAAAGCAGACACCCTCACCCccattgaagtaaaaaaaaagaagtttaaG ATCAGAGAGGAGATCGAGCAGTACGGAATCAAGATTTATCAGTTCCCAGACTGTGACTCTGATGAGGATGAAGAATTTAAGCAGCAGGACCTGGAGCTGAAG GAAAGCATCCCTTTCGCTGTGATCGGCAGCAACACGGTGGTGGAGGCCAAAGGGAAGAGGGTGCGAGGCCGGCTCTACCCCTGGGGCATCGTTGAAG TGGAGAACTCGACACACTGCGACTTCATCAAGCTGAGGAACATGCTGGTCCGAACTCACATGCAGGATCTGAAGGACGTGACCCGGGAGACGCACTATGAGAACTACAGAGCTCAGTGCATCCAGAGCATGACCCGCATGGTGGTGAAGGAACGCAACCGCAA TAAACTAACCAGAGAGAGCGGCACAGACTTCCCAATCCCCATGGTCCCCGGAGTGGCAGAGAGCGAGACGGAGAAGCTTATCCGAGAGAAAGATGAGGAG CTGCGGAGGATGCAGGAGATGCTTCAGAGGTACCAGGACCATCTGGTCTCTCAGAAGGACGGCCATTAA
- the septin4b gene encoding septin 4b isoform X5 — protein MAATSETSSDTEDQDKEYVGFATLPNQVHRKSVKKGFDFTLMVAGESGLGKSTLVNSLFLTDLYKDRKLLNAEGEDTTTTTVHVSLVVVDVLNQSLFHFLPERITQTVEITKHTVDIEEKGVKLKLTIVDTPGFGDAVNNTECWKSVADYIDQQFEQYFRDESGLNRKNIQDNRVHCCLYFISPFGHGLRPLDVEFMRALHEKVNIVPILAKADTLTPIEVKKKKFKIREEIEQYGIKIYQFPDCDSDEDEEFKQQDLELKESIPFAVIGSNTVVEAKGKRVRGRLYPWGIVEVENSTHCDFIKLRNMLVRTHMQDLKDVTRETHYENYRAQCIQSMTRMVVKERNRNKLTRESGTDFPIPMVPGVAESETEKLIREKDEELRRMQEMLQRYQDHLVSQKDGH, from the exons ATGGCAGCAACCTCAGAAACTAGCAGTGACACAGAG GACCAGGACAAGGAATATGTGGGCTTTGCAACACTACCCAACCAGGTGCATCGTAAATCTGTCAAGAAAGGATTTGACTTCACGCTCATGGTGGCTG GTGAGTCTGGCCTGGGAAAGTCCACGCTGGTCAACAGTCTGTTTCTCACAGATCTGTACAAAGATAGGAAACTGCTCAACGCTGAAGGTgaggacaccaccaccaccaccgtacACGTTAGTCTCGTAGTGGTTGATGTTTTAAACCAGAGCCTTTTCCATTTCCTCCCAGAGAGAATCACACAGACGGTGGAGATCACCAAACACACGGTGGACATAGAGGAGAAAGGTGTGAAGCTGAAGCTCACCATCGTGGACACACCTGGGTTTGGTGACGCTGTAAACAACACTGAATG CTGGAAGTCTGTGGCCGACTACATCGACCAGCAGTTTGAGCAGTACTTCAGGGACGAGAGTGGACTCAACCGCAAGAACATCCAGGACAACCGCGTACACTGCTGCCTCTATTTCATTTCCCCCTTCGGCCATGG CCTCCGACCTTTGGATGTTGAGTTTATGAGGGCTCTGCACGAGAAGGTCAACATCGTCCCCATCTTGGCCAAAGCAGACACCCTCACCCccattgaagtaaaaaaaaagaagtttaaG ATCAGAGAGGAGATCGAGCAGTACGGAATCAAGATTTATCAGTTCCCAGACTGTGACTCTGATGAGGATGAAGAATTTAAGCAGCAGGACCTGGAGCTGAAG GAAAGCATCCCTTTCGCTGTGATCGGCAGCAACACGGTGGTGGAGGCCAAAGGGAAGAGGGTGCGAGGCCGGCTCTACCCCTGGGGCATCGTTGAAG TGGAGAACTCGACACACTGCGACTTCATCAAGCTGAGGAACATGCTGGTCCGAACTCACATGCAGGATCTGAAGGACGTGACCCGGGAGACGCACTATGAGAACTACAGAGCTCAGTGCATCCAGAGCATGACCCGCATGGTGGTGAAGGAACGCAACCGCAA TAAACTAACCAGAGAGAGCGGCACAGACTTCCCAATCCCCATGGTCCCCGGAGTGGCAGAGAGCGAGACGGAGAAGCTTATCCGAGAGAAAGATGAGGAG CTGCGGAGGATGCAGGAGATGCTTCAGAGGTACCAGGACCATCTGGTCTCTCAGAAGGACGGCCATTAA